The following are from one region of the Sardina pilchardus chromosome 4, fSarPil1.1, whole genome shotgun sequence genome:
- the serpine3 gene encoding probable serpin E3 — translation MRRLLMASLLLCLRLLESSHGDSNLGDREFALRLYASLRETENSSNLLVSPASVSLGLRLLMMGARGNTLTQLQSLLGYQHNNPQLPDFLSQPQGDMGNSSQGAELQLSSTLLVQSGLQLRPEFTQNALGWGNGTLLRLNFSRTNQSQGDHYGSGADTLRWLEGSAGEAGPVALVTALAFRGVWQKQFLSSDTHTLPFSLPDGTHTKVPMMYQATEVNFGQFRLSSEQRYTVLELPYHGHALSLMLALPSDRKTPLWQLEAELSARAVESWETSLRRTKMDVFLPRFSLLGRLDLRSVLTSLGISDAFDPTAADFTGMSDEEGLYVSEVLHQASMEVTEDGTKAAAATAMMLLKRSRAPVFKADRPFLFLLRHLHTGSILFMGRVLNPAEHPL, via the exons ATGCGGCGCCTGCTGATGGCATCACTCCTGCTGTGTTTGCGACTGCTGGAGAGTAGCCATGGAGACAGTAACCTGGGAGACCGCGAGTTTGCTCTGAGGCTGTACGCGTCGCTACGGGAGACCGAGAACTCGTCCAATCTGCTTGTGTCGCCGGCCAGCGTCAGCCTGGGGCTCCGTCTGCTTATGATGGGCGCCCGCGGCAACACCCTCACTCAGCTGCAAAGCCTGCTGGGATACCAGCACAACA ATCCTCAGCTGCCTGACTTCCTGTCTCAGCCCCAGGGGGACATGGGAAATTCCAGCCAGGGGGCGGAGCTTCAGCTGTCCAGCACGCTATTGGTCCAGAGTGGGCTGCAGCTGCGGCCAgagtttacccagaatgcactAGGGTGGGGGAATGGCACTCTGCTCCGCCTCAACTTCAGCAGGACCAATCAGAGCCAAGGAGATCATTATGGCAGCG gcgctgACACGCTGCGTTGGCTGGAAGGTTCGGCAGGTGAGGCGGGTCCCGTTGCCCTGGTGACAGCGTTGGCATTCCGGGGTGTGTGGCAGAAACAGTTCCTGtccagcgacacacacactctgcccttCAGTCTACctgatggcacacacaccaaagtgcCCATGATGTACCAGGCCACTGAGGTCAACTTCg gtcagtTCCGTCTGAGCTCTGAGCAGCGCTACACGGTGCTGGAGTTGCCCTATCACGGTCACGCTCTCAGCCTCATGTTGGCGTTGCCAAGCGACCGCAAGACGCCGCTATGGCAACTGGAGGCGGAGCTTTCAGCCCGTGCTGTGGAATCATGGGAAACCAGCCTCCGCCGCACCAAGATGGATGTCTTCCTGCCCAG gttcAGCCTCCTCGGTCGGTTGGATTTGAGGTCTGTTTTGACATCTTTGGGAATCTCTGATGCATTTGACCCAACAGCAGCAGATTTCACAGGAatgtcag atgaagAGGGGCTGTATGTATCAGAGGTGCTGCATCAGGCCAGTATGGAGGTGACAGAAGATGGAAccaaagcagcagcagctacaG ccatgATGCTGCTGAAGCGTTCTCGTGCCCCCGTGTTCAAAGCTGACCggcccttcctcttcctcctgcgaCACCTGCACACAG gaTCCATCCTCTTCATGGGCCGCGTCCTAAATCCGGCTGAGCACCCGctatga